CAGGTGTTCCGCCACGTGCTGGCGCCCGCCTTGCTGCCGGCCTGGCTGACCGGCTTCGCCCTGGCCTTCGCCCGGGGCGTGGGTGAGTACGGCTCGGTGATCTTCATCGCCGGCAACATGCCGATGAAGACCGAGATCCTGCCGCTGCTGATCATGGTCAAGCTCGACCAGTACGACTACACCGGCGCCACCGCCATCGGCGTGCTGATGCTGGTGGTTTCCTTCATCCTGCTGCTGCTGATCAACCTGCTGCAGCGGCGCATCGAAACCCCTTGAAGGAGGCCGGCAATGTCTAGTCAAACCCTCGGCGCAACCGCCGCCGCCCGGCGTGGCAGCGCCACTTCGCGCCGCGTGCTGATCACCCTGGCCTGGATCGTCTTCGCGCTGTTCCTGGCGCTGCCGCTGGTGATCGTGGTGTCGCAGGCGCTGAAGAACGGCTTCGGCACGTTCTTCGACGCGATCTTCGAGCCCGACGCGCTGTCCGCGCTCAAGCTGACCCTGCTGGCGGTGGCCATCTCGGTGCCGTTGAACCTGGTGTTCGGTGTGTCTGCTGCCTGGTGCGTGAGCAAGTACACGTTCCGCGGCAAGAGCGTGCTGGTCACCCTGATCGACCTGCCGTTCTCGGTATCGCCGGTGATCGCCGGCCTGGTCTATGTGCTGATGTTCGGTGCGCAGGGCCTGTTCGGGCCGTGGCTGCAGGACCACGATATCCAGATCGTCTTCGCCCTGCCGGGCATCGTCCTGGCGACCATCTTCGTCACCGTGCCGTTCGTCGCCCGTGAACTGATTCCGCTGATGCAGGAGCAGGGCACCCAGGAAGAGGAGGCCGCGCGCCTGCTGGGCGCCAACGGCTGGCAGATGTTCTGGCACGTCACGCTGCCGAACATCAAATGGGGCCTGATCTACGGCGTGGTGCTGTGCACCGCCCGGGCCATGGGCGAGTTCGGCGCGGTGTCCGTCGTGTCGGGCCATATCCGTGGCGTCACCAACACCTTGCCGCTGCACGTGGAGATCCTCTACAACGAGTACAACCATGTCGCGGCCTTCAGCGTGGCCAGCCTGCTGCTGATCCTGGCGCTCTTCATCCTGCTGCTCAAGCAGTGGAGCGAGAACCGTATTAACCGCCTGCGCCACAGCGCCGCGGAGGAATGATTCATGTCGATCGAAGTTCGTAACGTCAGCAAGCGCTTCAACAGCTTCCAGGCCCTGGACAACATCAACCTGGATATCCACAGCGGCGAGCTGGTGGCCCTGCTCGGCCCGTCCGGCTGCGGCAAGACCACCCTGCTGCGCATCATCGCCGGCCTCGAGACCCCGGATGACGGCAGCATCGTGTTCCATGGCGAGGACGTGTCCGGCCATGACGTGCGTGATCGCAACGTCGGTTTCGTGTTCCAGCACTACGCACTGTTCCGCCACATGAGCGTGTTCGACAACGTCGCCTTCGGCCTGCGCATGAAGCCCAAGGGCGAGCGCCCGAGCGAGAGCAAGATTGCCGAGAAGGTCCATGAGTTGCTGAACATGGTCCAGCTCGACTGGTTGTCCGATCGCTACCCCGAGCAGCTGTCCGGTGGCCAGCGCCAGCGTATCGCCCTGGCCCGTGCCCTGGCGGTGGAGCCCAAGGTATTGCTGCTCGACGAGCCGTTCGGGGCGCTGGATGCCAAGGTGCGCAAGGAGCTGCGCCGCTGGCTGGCGCGCCTGCACGAGGACATCAACCTGACCTCGGTGTTCGTCACCCACGACCAGGAAGAGGCCATGGAAGTCGCTGACCGTATCGTGGTGATGAACAAGGGCGTGATCGAGCAGATCGGCTCCCCGGGTGAGGTGTACGAGAAGCCGGCCAACGACTTCGTCTACCACTTCCTTGGCGACTCCAACCGTCTGGCATTGAGCGAGGGCCATCATGTGCTGTTCCGGCCGCACGAAGTGTCGCTGTCTCGGCATGAGACCGAGGGGCACCATGCCGCCGAGGTGCGCGATATCCGGCCGCTGGGGGCAACCACGCGAGTGACGCTGAAGGTGGAAGGGCAGAGCGAGCTGATCGAAGCCGAGGTGGTCAAGGATCACGACAGCCTGGCCGGGCTGGCGCGGGGGGAAACGTTGTTCTTCCGGCCGAAGGTGTGGCAGAAGGTGACGGATATCTGAGCTGGCGCTTGCGATGAAAAACCCGGGCATGGTCCCGGGTTTTTTATTGCCTGAGCGTGATCGAGGGCGAAGCCCTCGCAGCGAACCGATGCCTTGAACGAATATTTTGAATGCCGATAAAGCATCGTTCGCGAGCTGTTTTGCTGCAGGCCAAGAACGACGCGGGCTGTGGGCAATCCATCAAAATAAATATTCCATAAATATCTAACTTTACTTTTAAACATTACTTTATGAACTAAGCATCTGGCACTGATGATTCAGCCACACACCTGAATCAACACCCCAGGAGCCTCAAGCAATGGGTAATGTCCAGACCTTCGCCCGGGCCTACGACCAGCCTTGGCGCCCCGCGCCAGGGGAGCTCGTCGAGCTTGGCCGCACCCTGCGCTTGCCGCTCGCGCAACTGCGCCTGCAACGCACGCCGGTCAGCGGCTTGAAGCGTCGCGACAAGCTGGCGTTGGGCCTGCTGGTGCTGGTGCTGCATGGCGCGGTGGCGTACTGGGTCAGCCACCAGCCGACCCCCGAGCTGCCGGTCATCCCGCCGAAGATTCCGCCCATGACCATCGAGTTCGCCGCGCCAGCGCCACCGGTGGCCGAGCCGCCGCCGCCGGCCCCTGTGGTCCAGCCGCCGCCACCGCCACCGGTGGTCGACGAACTGGCCGCCAAGCCCGTGCCCAAGCCGGTCCCCAAACCCAAGCCGGTGCCCAAGCCCGTGGCCAAGCCGCAGCCCAAGCCAGTCGAGGCGCCACCGCCGACACCGGTCGCCGCGCCA
This window of the Pseudomonas mosselii genome carries:
- the cysW gene encoding sulfate ABC transporter permease subunit CysW yields the protein MSSQTLGATAAARRGSATSRRVLITLAWIVFALFLALPLVIVVSQALKNGFGTFFDAIFEPDALSALKLTLLAVAISVPLNLVFGVSAAWCVSKYTFRGKSVLVTLIDLPFSVSPVIAGLVYVLMFGAQGLFGPWLQDHDIQIVFALPGIVLATIFVTVPFVARELIPLMQEQGTQEEEAARLLGANGWQMFWHVTLPNIKWGLIYGVVLCTARAMGEFGAVSVVSGHIRGVTNTLPLHVEILYNEYNHVAAFSVASLLLILALFILLLKQWSENRINRLRHSAAEE
- a CDS encoding sulfate/molybdate ABC transporter ATP-binding protein, whose product is MSIEVRNVSKRFNSFQALDNINLDIHSGELVALLGPSGCGKTTLLRIIAGLETPDDGSIVFHGEDVSGHDVRDRNVGFVFQHYALFRHMSVFDNVAFGLRMKPKGERPSESKIAEKVHELLNMVQLDWLSDRYPEQLSGGQRQRIALARALAVEPKVLLLDEPFGALDAKVRKELRRWLARLHEDINLTSVFVTHDQEEAMEVADRIVVMNKGVIEQIGSPGEVYEKPANDFVYHFLGDSNRLALSEGHHVLFRPHEVSLSRHETEGHHAAEVRDIRPLGATTRVTLKVEGQSELIEAEVVKDHDSLAGLARGETLFFRPKVWQKVTDI
- a CDS encoding energy transducer TonB; the encoded protein is MGNVQTFARAYDQPWRPAPGELVELGRTLRLPLAQLRLQRTPVSGLKRRDKLALGLLVLVLHGAVAYWVSHQPTPELPVIPPKIPPMTIEFAAPAPPVAEPPPPAPVVQPPPPPPVVDELAAKPVPKPVPKPKPVPKPVAKPQPKPVEAPPPTPVAAPAPPAPAPAPPAPAPVTPASANAAYLKNPAPEYPQMAQRRGWEGTVLLRVEVLPSGKPGQIQIQKSSGRDALDAAALAAVKRWSFVPAKQGDVTQVGWVSVPIDFKLR